The genomic stretch GTTCAAATGTGAATTTAAATCCGAGGCTTCCTCCACCTCTTATCTCTCGGGAGAATCGGCATTTGATGCAACACAATAGTGGGTTTGAGGACAATAGGAGAATGCCCTCATTTGATGACAGCAACAAGGCATCTTTCTTTGTCTCTCGACCTGCCCTCTCTACTCATGATGAGGAACCTGAGGATGATAGGTCACCTAGAGTGGAACATACTGACTGGATGAAGGCTGATGTTGTTTCTGGGCATTTCACTCCTTCACCAGGACATTTAGCTCGGGTAATTGTTTTAAATAGTTTGAATTTACTGATGGCTTGTTGGCTTTTTTTTTTCCAGTTTGTAGGTGGGGAAAGAGCATTTGCATCTCAATATTGCCCTTTTCATAGAACCTTGTCTTTTGTTTTTGGTGCATTTCCTAGCTGGCCCCTGCTCAATGATTTGTTGTTGGTCTATGATTACATAACTTGGAGTTTGTTTCTTATTTATGTAATCCTAAAGACTCTTAAACAATGGTTTAAAATACTGGTCAGAATAGGAAGTCCAGACTGGTGTCAGTAATGGATCATAATGCTTGGTATAACACTTATGATCAATAATGGATCATGAAATTGTTTGACTTGTCCTTTGGAGGTGACACTCAATGGAATGGCATGGCAACAACCATCACAAGATTATGGTAGCAAACTAGAGCAACAAATAACTAAATGATAACCAAATTTGTAACATCAGAGTGAAAGGACGAGAAGGTAGGAGACTGTGGATTGGTAGAAGACTACAAACTGAAAGAAATTATTTAtcaaatcaaaaatattatccaaAAGAAACATAGTTTATGTCATTGTTGTTGCCATAGTTTATCAAATATTATCCAAAAGAAACATTACTTAGACGAGAAGATCTAAAGAAGCATAGTTTCTTTTATCCAAAAATTTATGTTAACATCATTGCCACACATGTTTATGCATTAAAGTCTATTTATAGATTAACAATTCAACCACTATCAAGATTAGTAAGATCTTTACCTCATCTGCTTCCGGTTTGAACTCATCTACTACATCCTAAAATTATGTTATCTTTTTATCGTCTCAGATGTAAGCCTAAGATAATGATAATGTAAGATTTATCCTACACAAATCCACCATCTAAAATTTAAtacaaatattttatgatatataaaaatttaaaaaccgAAAACTAGACTCAAAGAACCTAAATACTTTACTCCTAAAATAGGATGCATCAAGAAAAAACTAAAGTAGGACAATATTGCTACATCTTGGGAGGCCTGATTTTGGAACTTATTGTGATATATTGTGGATTGTTGTTGCTGGTATTGAGCTTACTGATCCTAGAATGGAACTACGTGACTTGCGCCTTGTTTCGCAGTATAATGTGCCTAATCCAGTCTTGTGCTCATGCATGTGCTAAACAGTATATATGGGCGCCTCAGCCCAATAGAAACTGTTTGGTAGGGTGAGAGAGCATCTCTTTGGTGATAATACTCTGGTCCTGTTAGGGTCTCAAAAATAAATATTGTATTAGCTATCCATATAGTGACAAGTGATTTTATTACTACTTTTTGTCTGAGTCCAGTGGACATAAGGTCCTCTCAGAAGTATTCTGAGATTTATGATTGGTTTGCATAAATTTCTTTTGATATTTAATATGTCATATGTGGATACTGTCCCTCTTGAAACTTGGTGGTTTGTAATGTTCCAGAAAGATTTTCCCCAGACTTCATCTCCTGTGTATGCTGATCATTCTCATCCCCCGAGTCACATAATGTTAGAACAAGCACCTAATCAAGATGCCTTTCTGAACCCTCTACAAGAATCTTCAATGGGCATTACTGACCCAGAGACAAGATCACCCAGTATTGCTGCCAATGCTTGTATTCCTCATCTAGGCTCCCATTCAGTTCAATCATTGTTGAATGACAATCTTGGTGGCACGCCAGTTACATGCTCAGCATCCACTGACAAGACAGTGAACCTACACCAAGGTGAAAATGAATCAGTCAGTGGCACACTACTTTAGACAACAGTGTTTTACATGGTAGTTTGGTTTTTTCAGGTTGTGGTAATATTGAAGATGATTTGAAGAACCTAAGGTTGTCTTCTGATGGCCACAGAAGGCATCAACCACAGCAATACATGCAGCAAGTTGGCATTTACCCACAAAGCTCATCTTCTCATGCTCAGATTGGTCAGTCTCAGGTTATTGTCCAAGGACATTATCCTCAAAGTACCGGGGATCGTTTTTCTCATGGCCAACCAAAGTTACCCTCGGTTGAAGTTCAGCCTTTGTTGCAATCCTCTGGCATTGCTCCATTGTATGTCACAGCAGCTGCATATGGAACTCCATATTACCACAATTTGCAATCTTCTAGCCTACTTCCTTCCCAGTTTGGCATAAGTGGATATGCGTTGAATCCCTCACTAGTGCCTCCGCTTGTTACTGCTTATCCTCATCATCGTAGTGGTATTCCAGTGCCTTTTGAGAATGCTGTGGGCCCAAACTTCAGTGCTAGGGCTTCTGGAGTTTCTGATGGGGGAAATGTTTCTGGAATCGACATGCAGCACTTGCATAAGATATACGGGCAGCTGGGTCTAGCTATCCAGCCTCCCTTTCCAGATCCTTTGTATGTGCCTTTTTATAATTATCCCTCTTTGGATGCATATGCTGCTGCAGGTCAATATGATCCAACAATCTCCaggggaggttctgtgggaagctCACCAGGTACTTATGATCCACAAAAAGCTCCAGGTCCTGCGCATTTACCTGATCAGAGGCCCCAAGTCATGAGAGTTGGTGGTGTCAACACTCTTAATCTCAATGCTATAACAGGAGGCACTGGTAGTCCCAGTTACTATGGGAGCTCTCCAAACAACAGTGTCCTGATGCAATTTCCTAGCTCCTCGCTTGCCAGTCCTGTGTTTCAAGGATCAACAGTTGCTGGAACAAGCTTTTCAGGAAGGAAAAATGACAATATTAAATTTCCATTCAGCTCTGAAAGAAATGCTGGTTCTTTATCCGGATGGCAAAACCAAAGAGGACGTGAGAAGGTTGATGAACCAAAATCATACTCTTTCCTTGAAGAGCTAAAGTCCAACAGAGCTCGTAGATATGAGTTATCTGATATTGCTGGGCATATTGTTGAATTTAGGCAAGTCAATCCTCTTTTTCCTGATTTTGGCCTCCTTTTTAATTGTGGTACTGGAGCTTTTATATGATGTATTGATATCATTGCTGTACTTTTTTGCATCAGCGCTGATCAACATGGGAGTCGATTTATTCAGCAAAAGTTAGAGACTTGTAGTGTTGATGAAAAAGCATCAGTTTTCAAGGAAGTTCTTCCGCATGCTTCTTCACTAATGACTGATGTTTTTGGGAATTATGTAATTCAAAAGGTATGGTGATCTAAACATGTCACTCTCTATTTCTGGGATCAATTTTATCATAAACTTGTAAATTGTAATCTGTAATTTTGTTTTAGTTTTGAGACTTGTCATTAACGTGATGAGGATTTTTTTTCGATTAATTGCTCTGTCCTTGCAGTTTTTCGAGCATGGGAGTCCTGAACAGAGGAGAGAACTTGCTAATAAGCTGGTTGGCAATGTTTTGCCTTTGAGCCTTCAGATGTATGGCTGTCGTGTAATTCAAAAGGTATATCTTTCTTCTAGCTATCTTTAGGTCCATTTTATGCCATcttatatattttctttgttgGAGTTTAAATTCTAATTATCATATTGCTGTGTGAGATATCATAAATGGCCAGTGTGACCTTTATGTCAGCAGCGTTGAATTGTGTTAACTAGATTTAGCATGATGTTGTTTGGATGCAAAGATGGAACATGTTTCTGCTTCGAGAATGCGAACTTTGTCAGATTGATTCTGAAAAGTCACTTGTCTTCTTTTCAGTTTGGGAACCTTTAACTACAGAATCTGGTACAATTTTTCCAATTCCTGTTACATTCTGGTCAACTCGAACTGCTTGATCATTTCCAACCATTCTTTTCATCTGTTACTAGGGacaattatcatcatcatcatcatcatcatcatgcatgatTTTCCAAGAGCATTGATGCTAAATCTCATCCTCTAGGTGCTTATATTGTGTGTTTGTCCAAAAACATGATGTATCTCCAATTattgataaattttaatattttatcatttgcaCATATGAATTTGTGCAGTTATTATTACTTTTTAAGTTCATATCTGACGCACAATTTTAGATATATGTAATTTGTGTTCAAGCATTAGTGTAGATACTCATTTACATTGAGACATCTAATGCTCAAGTTTTTGCAGTTTGTCTGAGTCTTGTCTAGTTATCTTTGTAGAAGGTTACCGAATTAGCACATGTAAAGACTAATGTATCCTTTTCACTTACTTTCAGTAAGAGATTATTGTGCCTAAAATTTTATACCTGCTGCATATATGGTCAAAATTAACAAAGTTTTTGCAGTTAGGCTAAGTCTTTGTTTTAAAAATTGTAATCCCTTGAGGTTATTGAGCCATATGTTCAGGCTCCCAGAAGTAACACTTTCAATAGGTGGGGACATTTTATAAGCTTTCTGGTTCCCTTTGACTTCATCTCCTTGCAGatcctttaattcttgttttcttCTGATTGTAGGCACTTGAGGTTATTGAGCTTGATCAGAAAACACAGCTTGTGCAAGAACTTGATGGAAATGTTATGAGGTGTGTTCGAGATCAGAATGGGAACCATGTAATTCAAAAGTGCATTGAGTGTATACCAACAGAAAAAATTGGATTTATAATATCTGCATTTCATGGTCAAATTGCAACACTTTCTACACATCCTTATGGTTGCCGAGTAATTCAGGTTAGAAATTGCTATTTTCTAGGTGGTATTTTGGTTCTGAGAACAGTTATACAATCTGCTTTTAATATTCTAAACTAAAGCATATCCTCTCCTATCTGTAGAGAGTCTTGGAGCATTGTACAGATGAATCTCAAAGTCAATGGATCGTGGATGAGATTTTGCAGTCAGCCTGCCTGCTTGCACAAGATCAGTATGGCAATTATGTCACACAGGTATGTTATTCAACCTTGCGCATCGGTTCATCTCATTCTTCTATTTGAG from Musa acuminata AAA Group cultivar baxijiao chromosome BXJ1-3, Cavendish_Baxijiao_AAA, whole genome shotgun sequence encodes the following:
- the LOC135581912 gene encoding pumilio homolog 5-like isoform X1, translating into MATENPLRFIGNNGAGNWTLNKDTSQFASSDNIVSEELGSLLKGQRFHGNNSITGLSRSGSAPPSMEGSRAAFDILEDRTADLDGSLENLSNAAQNCNSEEQLCAHPAYLAYYCSNVNLNPRLPPPLISRENRHLMQHNSGFEDNRRMPSFDDSNKASFFVSRPALSTHDEEPEDDRSPRVEHTDWMKADVVSGHFTPSPGHLARKDFPQTSSPVYADHSHPPSHIMLEQAPNQDAFLNPLQESSMGITDPETRSPSIAANACIPHLGSHSVQSLLNDNLGGTPVTCSASTDKTVNLHQGCGNIEDDLKNLRLSSDGHRRHQPQQYMQQVGIYPQSSSSHAQIGQSQVIVQGHYPQSTGDRFSHGQPKLPSVEVQPLLQSSGIAPLYVTAAAYGTPYYHNLQSSSLLPSQFGISGYALNPSLVPPLVTAYPHHRSGIPVPFENAVGPNFSARASGVSDGGNVSGIDMQHLHKIYGQLGLAIQPPFPDPLYVPFYNYPSLDAYAAAGQYDPTISRGGSVGSSPGTYDPQKAPGPAHLPDQRPQVMRVGGVNTLNLNAITGGTGSPSYYGSSPNNSVLMQFPSSSLASPVFQGSTVAGTSFSGRKNDNIKFPFSSERNAGSLSGWQNQRGREKVDEPKSYSFLEELKSNRARRYELSDIAGHIVEFSADQHGSRFIQQKLETCSVDEKASVFKEVLPHASSLMTDVFGNYVIQKFFEHGSPEQRRELANKLVGNVLPLSLQMYGCRVIQKALEVIELDQKTQLVQELDGNVMRCVRDQNGNHVIQKCIECIPTEKIGFIISAFHGQIATLSTHPYGCRVIQRVLEHCTDESQSQWIVDEILQSACLLAQDQYGNYVTQHVLEREKPHERSQIISKLSGQIVQMSQHKFASNVIEKCLEYGNTEERDHLIKEILGQTEGNDNLLVMMKDQFANYVVQKSLETSTDNQRQILLDRIKVHLQALKKYTYGKHIVARVEQLCSEVQIFRNHEM
- the LOC135581912 gene encoding pumilio homolog 5-like isoform X3; translated protein: MATENPLRFIGNNGAGNWTLNKDTSQFASSDNIVSEELGSLLKGQRFHGNNSITGLSRSGSAPPSMEGSRAAFDILEDRTADLDGSLENLSNAAQNCNSEEQLCAHPAYLAYYCSNVNLNPRLPPPLISRENRHLMQHNSGFEDNRRMPSFDDSNKASFFVSRPALSTHDEEPEDDRSPRVEHTDWMKADVVSGHFTPSPGHLARKDFPQTSSPVYADHSHPPSHIMLEQAPNQDAFLNPLQESSMGITDPETRSPSIAANACIPHLGSHSVQSLLNDNLGGTPVTCSASTDKTVNLHQGCGNIEDDLKNLRLSSDGHRRHQPQQYMQQVGIYPQSSSSHAQIGQSQVIVQGHYPQSTGDRFSHGQPKLPSVEVQPLLQSSGIAPLYVTAAAYGTPYYHNLQSSSLLPSQFGISGYALNPSLVPPLVTAYPHHRSGIPVPFENAVGPNFSARASGVSDGGNVSGIDMQHLHKIYGQLGLAIQPPFPDPLYVPFYNYPSLDAYAAAGQYDPTISRGGSVGSSPGTYDPQKAPGPAHLPDQRPQVMRVGGVNTLNLNAITGGTGSPSYYGSSPNNSVLMQFPSSSLASPVFQGSTVAGTSFSGRKNDNIKFPFSSERNAGSLSGWQNQRGREKVDEPKSYSFLEELKSNRARRYELSDIAGHIVEFSADQHGSRFIQQKLETCSVDEKASVFKEVLPHASSLMTDVFGNYVIQKFFEHGSPEQRRELANKLVGNVLPLSLQMYGCRVIQKALEVIELDQKTQLVQELDGNVMRCVRDQNGNHVIQKCIECIPTEKIGFIISAFHGQIATLSTHPYGCRVIQRVLEHCTDESQSQWIVDEILQSACLLAQDQYGNYVTQQMDWKVHQFTWLIVGKATTLMDSFSTSQWILFRPANGLPILYFSHGLHA
- the LOC135581912 gene encoding pumilio homolog 5-like isoform X2 — translated: MATENPLRFIGNNGAGNWTLNKDTSQFASSDNIVSEELGSLLKGQRFHGNNSITGLSRSGSAPPSMEGSRAAFDILEDRTADLDGSLENLSNAAQNCNSEEQLCAHPAYLAYYCSNVNLNPRLPPPLISRENRHLMQHNSGFEDNRRMPSFDDSNKASFFVSRPALSTHDEEPEDDRSPRVEHTDWMKADVVSGHFTPSPGHLARKDFPQTSSPVYADHSHPPSHIMLEQAPNQDAFLNPLQESSMGITDPETRSPSIAANACIPHLGSHSVQSLLNDNLGGTPVTCSASTDKTVNLHQGCGNIEDDLKNLRLSSDGHRRHQPQQYMQQVGIYPQSSSSHAQIGQSQVIVQGHYPQSTGDRFSHGQPKLPSVEVQPLLQSSGIAPLYVTAAAYGTPYYHNLQSSSLLPSQFGISGYALNPSLVPPLVTAYPHHRSGIPVPFENAVGPNFSARASGVSDGGNVSGIDMQHLHKIYGQLGLAIQPPFPDPLYVPFYNYPSLDAYAAAGQYDPTISRGGSVGSSPGTYDPQKAPGPAHLPDQRPQVMRVGGVNTLNLNAITGGTGSPSYYGSSPNNSVLMQFPSSSLASPVFQGSTVAGTSFSGRKNDNIKFPFSSERNAGSLSGWQNQRGREKVDEPKSYSFLEELKSNRARRYELSDIAGHIVEFSADQHGSRFIQQKLETCSVDEKASVFKEVLPHASSLMTDVFGNYVIQKFFEHGSPEQRRELANKLVGNVLPLSLQMYGCRVIQKALEVIELDQKTQLVQELDGNVMRCVRDQNGNHVIQKCIECIPTEKIGFIISAFHGQIATLSTHPYGCRVIQRVLEHCTDESQSQWIVDEILQSACLLAQDQYGNYVTQHVLEREKPHERSQIISKLSGQIVQMSQHKFASNVIEKCLEYGNTEERDHLIKEILGQTEGNDNLLVMMKDQFANYVVQKSLETSTDNQRQILLDRIKVHLQALKKYTYGKHIVARVEQLCSEDFSES